A window of Pedobacter lusitanus contains these coding sequences:
- a CDS encoding mechanosensitive ion channel family protein: MIEEKQRSTRKEFLMIIIKVIIFFALTYFEIYQPVLFKDYPFIALTAHAFTVFLGPSVAVSFLRLIVIYWYIKKHRFKSTIKDNFILGINRIVSILNTVFGVIAIMIWMGIKPLEFLTSITIVAAAIAVTFKDYITNMINGLIIMFSDRLSLGDHIRVNDHEGKILDITLINMILQNEDNDMVIIPNSVVFSSVIINQSKQNIKKLSVEFEMALHFGYTPDYLEKYLYQVLDNFKANIVSGGLTIKTLAINKDITRFKVQILLNNYDKLKEREIRRVLNTALIKLTVPEQA, from the coding sequence ATGATAGAAGAAAAACAGCGGAGTACGAGAAAAGAATTTCTGATGATTATTATCAAGGTTATCATTTTCTTTGCGCTGACCTATTTTGAAATTTATCAGCCTGTACTATTTAAAGACTATCCTTTCATTGCACTTACTGCTCATGCTTTTACGGTATTTCTCGGTCCGAGTGTTGCAGTTTCCTTTCTGCGTTTGATTGTGATTTACTGGTATATTAAGAAACATCGTTTTAAATCTACTATCAAGGACAACTTCATTTTAGGAATTAACAGAATTGTTTCTATTCTCAATACCGTATTCGGAGTTATTGCGATTATGATCTGGATGGGAATCAAACCTCTGGAGTTTTTAACCAGTATTACGATTGTGGCAGCAGCTATTGCTGTAACGTTTAAAGATTATATAACCAATATGATCAACGGATTGATTATTATGTTTTCAGACCGTTTATCCCTGGGAGATCATATCCGTGTAAATGATCATGAAGGAAAGATTCTGGATATTACACTGATTAATATGATTCTTCAGAATGAAGATAATGATATGGTCATCATCCCGAATTCTGTAGTTTTCAGTTCCGTTATTATCAACCAGTCAAAGCAGAATATTAAAAAACTAAGTGTGGAATTTGAGATGGCTCTGCATTTTGGCTATACGCCGGATTATCTGGAAAAGTACCTTTATCAGGTTCTCGATAATTTTAAAGCTAATATTGTGTCCGGTGGGCTGACGATAAAAACGCTGGCAATCAATAAGGATATTACCAGATTTAAAGTGCAGATACTGCTGAATAACTATGATAAGCTCAAAGAAAGAGAAATCAGACGGGTGCTCAATACTGCATTGATTAAACTGACTGTACCAGAACAGGCCTGA
- the rnr gene encoding ribonuclease R, with product MAKKKSSQIKLVLTQLISDVLENSNNEALNYKQVSAKLNIKDDEARETILEILKEQAHKGVFTEPQKGKFKLKDLKTFITGRVDMTADGAAFIIPDDEFEKDVFVSARKLHNALNGDKVKVYIYAKKRGRKNEGEVVEIIQRLKTDFIGVIKISDRFAFVTVDDKKMLHDIFVPLSDLDGAKNGQKVQVAITDWPEGAKNPIGRIINILGTQGENNTEMNAILAQYGFPLSFPPEVEKEANEIPEQITEDEIKNRRDFRETVTFTIDPADAKDFDDAISFKKLPNGNYEVGVHIADVSHYVQPKSYLDKEAYSRATSVYLVDRVIPMLPERLSNGVCSLRPNEDKLCFAAVFELDEAANVVEEWFGRTVIHSDRRFSYEEAQEVIENKEGDYAGEILKLNELAYILRDRKFKNGAISFESTEVKFRLDEKGKPVGVYVKERKDAHKLIEDFMLLANKKVAEFIAKKGKGKAKYTFVYRSHDSPNLENLGNFALFAARFGYKINMKSDKDIAKSLNFLMEDVEGKKEQNVLTQLAIRSMAKAVYTTKKTSHYGLAFDHYTHFTSPIRRYPDVMVHRLLAAYLNGERSANEEEYETAASHSSAMEKRAADAERASIKYKQVEYLEENVGKLFMGIISGVTEWGMYVELIENKCEGMIRLKDIADDFYVLDEKNYCIVGQRKKKKYQLGDEVKVKVKRVDLSKRQIDFSLIQD from the coding sequence ATGGCAAAAAAGAAATCTTCTCAAATAAAACTCGTCTTAACTCAGTTAATCAGTGATGTTTTAGAGAATAGCAACAATGAAGCCTTGAATTACAAACAGGTTTCGGCCAAACTCAACATAAAAGATGATGAAGCCAGGGAAACCATTCTGGAGATCCTGAAAGAACAAGCACATAAAGGTGTTTTTACCGAACCTCAAAAAGGAAAATTCAAGCTTAAAGATTTAAAAACCTTTATCACAGGAAGAGTAGATATGACTGCCGACGGGGCAGCTTTTATTATTCCTGATGATGAGTTTGAAAAAGACGTATTCGTCTCTGCCCGTAAACTGCATAATGCGCTTAACGGAGATAAAGTAAAAGTGTATATCTATGCAAAAAAGAGAGGCAGGAAAAACGAGGGTGAAGTTGTTGAAATCATACAACGTTTAAAAACTGATTTTATAGGCGTAATCAAAATATCTGACCGTTTTGCATTTGTGACCGTCGATGACAAGAAAATGCTGCATGATATTTTTGTGCCGTTAAGCGACCTTGACGGAGCCAAAAACGGACAAAAGGTACAGGTAGCAATTACCGATTGGCCGGAGGGCGCTAAAAACCCTATTGGAAGGATTATCAATATTCTGGGTACCCAGGGAGAAAATAATACGGAAATGAATGCCATTCTTGCACAGTATGGTTTTCCGCTTTCCTTCCCTCCTGAGGTAGAGAAAGAAGCAAATGAAATTCCTGAACAGATTACTGAAGACGAAATTAAAAACCGCCGTGATTTCCGCGAAACGGTAACCTTTACGATTGACCCTGCAGACGCAAAGGATTTTGATGATGCAATATCTTTCAAAAAACTGCCAAACGGCAATTACGAAGTTGGGGTACATATTGCAGATGTTTCACATTATGTACAACCTAAATCTTATTTAGACAAAGAGGCCTATTCAAGAGCTACTTCTGTTTACCTGGTAGACAGGGTAATCCCGATGCTTCCTGAAAGACTAAGTAACGGGGTCTGCTCTCTTCGCCCTAACGAGGATAAACTCTGCTTTGCAGCTGTTTTTGAACTGGATGAAGCAGCTAATGTAGTGGAGGAATGGTTTGGAAGAACTGTAATTCACTCTGACAGACGTTTCAGCTATGAAGAAGCTCAGGAAGTGATAGAAAATAAGGAAGGTGATTATGCCGGAGAAATCCTTAAACTAAATGAACTTGCTTACATTTTAAGAGACAGAAAGTTTAAAAATGGTGCGATAAGTTTTGAAAGCACAGAAGTCAAATTCAGGCTGGATGAAAAAGGAAAACCAGTTGGTGTTTATGTAAAAGAACGTAAAGACGCTCATAAACTGATTGAAGACTTTATGTTGCTGGCCAATAAAAAGGTAGCTGAATTTATTGCTAAAAAAGGTAAAGGAAAAGCTAAATATACTTTCGTTTACCGATCTCACGATTCACCGAATCTGGAAAACCTGGGTAATTTCGCCTTATTTGCTGCCCGTTTTGGTTATAAAATAAACATGAAATCAGATAAGGATATTGCTAAATCCCTGAATTTTCTGATGGAAGATGTAGAAGGCAAAAAAGAACAGAATGTGCTGACCCAATTAGCTATTCGTTCTATGGCTAAAGCGGTTTATACTACAAAAAAAACCAGTCATTATGGTCTGGCTTTTGATCACTATACGCATTTCACCTCTCCTATCCGTCGTTACCCTGACGTAATGGTTCATCGCCTGCTGGCTGCTTATTTGAACGGAGAGCGTTCGGCTAATGAGGAAGAATACGAAACGGCCGCTTCTCACTCATCTGCGATGGAAAAACGTGCTGCCGATGCAGAGCGTGCTTCTATTAAATACAAACAGGTAGAGTATCTGGAAGAAAACGTAGGTAAACTCTTTATGGGAATTATTTCGGGTGTAACTGAATGGGGAATGTATGTGGAGCTGATTGAGAACAAATGCGAAGGCATGATCAGACTGAAGGATATAGCTGATGATTTCTATGTACTGGATGAAAAGAACTACTGTATTGTAGGTCAGCGCAAGAAAAAGAAATATCAGCTGGGTGATGAAGTCAAAGTGAAAGTAAAAAGAGTAGATCTGTCTAAACGACAAATTGATTTTTCACTGATCCAGGATTAA
- a CDS encoding carboxypeptidase-like regulatory domain-containing protein → MYKSGIVLFFLLFLSSVCVFAQLKISGIVVEKNTGNPVVFATIQAKDQKSTLTNGNGEFELTVSSLPVNLLVTHLSYTGGSFEVKTTDEKIKIVLDPQVLTLKEVTVGNPAVAIMQDATDKALKTYNKSNFGRAFLRQIAYEANEPVYLNEIWLDAEWKPYGLIGWHPTEARHLQGKNGISYSNTSFFSFIFSGYLANSFHKKPLLRKVDSLYSFKLAGTYLLDGEEIAKIICTPRRALKEKRFEGAYYVNTVTNNVLKIEGVIKGMFFKSVGTVSIKNKETVFIAQYRLNKRGDNVLDYAVLNTTNRLKMLGLGIQDTDLYSTLYMVDDDHINRNDLEEVSITINDSNLVKAMTYNEDFWKKNPGIKRTEKEQKAIEILEKNTTLRK, encoded by the coding sequence ATGTATAAATCAGGCATTGTTCTCTTCTTCCTGCTGTTTTTATCTTCAGTATGTGTTTTCGCGCAGTTAAAGATATCGGGTATTGTAGTAGAAAAAAACACAGGTAACCCTGTTGTTTTTGCTACAATTCAGGCAAAAGATCAGAAAAGTACTTTAACTAACGGAAACGGGGAATTCGAACTTACGGTTTCTTCACTGCCGGTTAACCTGCTGGTTACCCACCTGAGTTATACCGGGGGCAGCTTTGAAGTCAAAACGACTGATGAAAAAATAAAAATAGTACTTGATCCGCAGGTGCTGACCTTAAAGGAGGTTACGGTTGGCAATCCTGCAGTTGCTATCATGCAGGATGCAACTGATAAAGCATTAAAAACATATAATAAATCAAATTTTGGCAGGGCCTTTTTAAGACAAATTGCCTATGAAGCCAATGAACCTGTATACCTGAATGAAATCTGGCTGGATGCTGAATGGAAACCATATGGTCTGATTGGCTGGCATCCTACAGAGGCACGTCATCTGCAGGGCAAGAATGGCATATCTTATAGCAATACCAGCTTCTTTTCTTTTATCTTCTCAGGTTATCTGGCCAATTCCTTCCATAAAAAACCCCTTTTAAGAAAGGTAGACTCCCTGTATAGTTTTAAACTTGCTGGTACCTATCTGCTGGACGGGGAAGAAATTGCTAAGATTATCTGTACGCCAAGGCGCGCTTTAAAAGAAAAAAGATTTGAGGGCGCTTATTATGTTAATACGGTAACAAATAATGTCCTTAAAATTGAAGGCGTAATCAAGGGTATGTTTTTCAAAAGTGTCGGAACTGTCAGTATCAAGAATAAGGAAACCGTCTTTATAGCCCAGTACAGGTTGAACAAACGGGGTGACAACGTTCTGGATTATGCAGTTCTTAACACAACAAACCGATTGAAAATGCTAGGTTTGGGTATCCAGGATACAGACCTTTATTCTACCTTATACATGGTGGATGATGACCACATTAACCGAAACGATCTGGAAGAAGTAAGTATAACTATCAATGACAGTAATCTGGTCAAAGCGATGACCTATAATGAAGATTTCTGGAAGAAGAATCCAGGGATTAAAAGGACAGAAAAAGAACAGAAAGCAATAGAAATTTTAGAAAAAAACACCACATTAAGAAAATAA
- a CDS encoding polyprenyl synthetase family protein produces the protein MHTIFELQQLIEEAIKKVEYPAHPSKLYEPISYIMRLGGKRIRPVLLLLSSEFFNNDATKAIEAALAIETFHNFTLIHDDIMDNAPLRRGQDTVHIKWGVNNAILSGDVMMVEANKHLTNLDSGVLKNALHCFNTTAQGVCEGQQLDMEFEQRNDVSIVEYVNMIRLKTAVLVGGAMKLGAIVGGASEEDANHLYDFGENFGIAFQLQDDILDVYGDPVKFGKQVGGDIISNKQTFLLLKLKELAQGDDLALLEAQYPNTDYPAKIESITKLYNSYKIRELAVTEMKRSLEIAFTALEKVSIEAVKKNELIALAESLLDREH, from the coding sequence ATGCATACCATTTTTGAGTTACAACAATTAATTGAAGAAGCGATTAAAAAGGTCGAATATCCGGCTCATCCATCAAAGCTGTATGAACCAATAAGTTATATTATGCGCCTTGGCGGTAAACGGATCAGACCGGTTCTGCTATTGCTTTCCAGTGAATTTTTTAACAATGATGCGACCAAAGCTATTGAGGCCGCATTGGCAATTGAAACCTTTCATAATTTCACACTGATTCATGATGACATTATGGATAATGCCCCTTTACGCAGAGGACAGGATACTGTTCATATCAAATGGGGTGTAAATAATGCCATTTTAAGCGGGGATGTAATGATGGTAGAAGCCAATAAACATCTGACTAATCTGGATTCCGGCGTTCTTAAAAATGCATTACACTGTTTTAACACTACTGCTCAGGGAGTCTGTGAGGGTCAGCAACTGGATATGGAGTTTGAACAGAGAAACGACGTCAGTATTGTAGAATACGTTAACATGATCCGTCTGAAAACGGCAGTACTGGTAGGCGGAGCAATGAAACTTGGGGCAATTGTAGGCGGCGCAAGTGAGGAAGATGCAAATCATCTTTACGATTTTGGCGAAAACTTCGGAATCGCCTTCCAGCTTCAGGATGACATTCTTGATGTTTACGGCGACCCGGTTAAATTTGGCAAACAGGTTGGTGGAGACATCATTTCCAACAAACAAACATTTCTGCTGCTTAAACTAAAAGAGCTTGCCCAGGGAGACGATCTGGCCCTGCTGGAAGCACAATATCCAAATACTGATTATCCTGCCAAAATAGAGTCCATTACAAAGCTGTATAACAGCTACAAAATCAGAGAACTGGCAGTTACTGAAATGAAACGCAGCCTTGAAATTGCTTTTACAGCATTAGAAAAAGTAAGTATTGAGGCAGTTAAAAAGAATGAGCTCATTGCCCTTGCCGAGTCATTGCTCGATAGAGAGCACTAG
- a CDS encoding response regulator yields MKLSAYCDYYTDNSYFLFNKKNHITFFNIHSIEKIGYFLAKNPAIGESFVEIISQKYERAFSKLVAECFEGKSFNIEKRLKVKDMDDVLLQIVLTPVFTDPGEPLVACTIIDSNRKSNQMKLLDEYSHLASHDLRAPITNILSLSSLMNFPDMESFDTSRIKDLLRDINYQAEKLDDIIKMLNSLINKEHSPDDFIADSIRTDSKHIMLIDDDSLTNRLHHMIITKYNKNRRVVQFGSSTHALDYLKENKPDLILLDLNMPEIDGWTFLRLLEEQKPDVDVVIISSTIDPTERTRAQSYRSVKDFLTKPLTYDKIKHLVDN; encoded by the coding sequence ATGAAGCTTAGTGCTTACTGTGATTATTATACTGATAACTCCTATTTCCTTTTTAATAAAAAAAATCACATTACTTTTTTTAACATTCATTCCATAGAAAAAATAGGGTATTTTTTAGCCAAAAATCCCGCTATTGGGGAATCCTTTGTGGAAATCATTTCACAAAAGTATGAACGGGCCTTTTCAAAACTGGTTGCCGAATGTTTCGAAGGGAAATCATTCAATATAGAAAAACGGTTAAAAGTAAAAGATATGGATGATGTGCTGCTGCAGATTGTTCTGACTCCGGTTTTTACCGATCCAGGGGAGCCCCTTGTTGCCTGTACCATTATAGACAGCAACAGGAAATCAAATCAGATGAAATTACTGGACGAATATTCACATCTCGCTTCACATGATCTTCGTGCACCTATAACCAATATATTAAGTCTGTCGAGTCTGATGAATTTTCCTGACATGGAATCATTTGATACCAGCAGGATAAAAGACTTGTTACGGGATATTAATTATCAGGCAGAAAAGCTGGACGATATTATTAAAATGCTGAACAGCTTAATTAATAAAGAACATAGCCCAGATGATTTCATTGCAGATTCTATCAGAACTGATTCCAAACATATTATGCTTATTGATGATGATTCCCTGACTAACAGGCTGCATCATATGATTATTACCAAGTACAATAAAAACAGGAGGGTAGTTCAGTTTGGCAGTTCAACTCATGCACTTGATTATCTGAAAGAAAATAAGCCTGATTTAATTCTGCTTGATCTGAATATGCCAGAAATTGACGGCTGGACTTTTTTAAGGCTCCTGGAGGAACAGAAACCTGATGTTGATGTAGTTATCATCTCTTCTACAATTGATCCGACAGAGCGCACCAGAGCGCAGTCCTACAGGTCAGTTAAGGATTTCCTGACGAAACCCTTAACTTATGACAAAATCAAACATCTGGTAGATAATTAA
- a CDS encoding helix-turn-helix domain-containing protein — protein sequence MQEILSKKILGKRIKSLRLEKAYAQVDVANFLNLSRSNYSQIELGNQYPTFNTLCALSRHYNKSYEWLLHGEEKTPEPPVVLPVASLMNELETTLKNFSSCLEKLENELQSIKIKIAVS from the coding sequence ATGCAAGAAATTCTATCAAAGAAAATATTAGGGAAGAGAATTAAGTCATTGAGACTCGAAAAGGCTTATGCTCAGGTTGATGTAGCTAATTTCTTGAACTTATCGAGGAGTAATTATTCTCAAATTGAGCTTGGCAATCAATACCCGACATTTAACACACTTTGTGCTCTTTCAAGGCATTATAATAAGAGTTATGAGTGGCTTTTACACGGGGAAGAAAAGACTCCTGAACCACCAGTAGTATTGCCGGTAGCCAGTCTGATGAATGAGTTGGAAACGACACTCAAGAATTTCTCTTCGTGTCTGGAAAAACTGGAAAACGAACTTCAAAGCATAAAAATAAAGATAGCCGTTTCATAG
- the rpmA gene encoding 50S ribosomal protein L27, translating to MAHKKGAGSSRNGRESHSKRLGIKIFGGQEAIAGNILVRQRGTKHHPDKGVGIGKDHTLFALVAGTVVFRKKQDNKSYVSVLPASVISEVVEKAAPAKKAVKAAAPVAEAPAKKAPAKKAAKADAAPAE from the coding sequence ATGGCACATAAAAAAGGAGCCGGTAGTTCGAGAAACGGACGTGAGTCTCATAGTAAACGCTTAGGTATCAAAATTTTTGGTGGTCAGGAAGCAATTGCAGGAAACATCTTAGTACGTCAACGCGGAACTAAACACCATCCTGATAAAGGCGTAGGTATTGGAAAAGACCATACTTTATTCGCTCTTGTTGCTGGTACTGTAGTTTTCAGAAAGAAACAAGATAACAAATCTTATGTTTCTGTATTACCTGCAAGTGTAATTAGCGAAGTTGTTGAAAAAGCTGCACCAGCTAAGAAAGCTGTTAAAGCTGCTGCTCCGGTAGCAGAAGCACCTGCTAAAAAAGCACCAGCTAAAAAAGCTGCTAAAGCTGACGCTGCTCCGGCAGAATAA
- the rplU gene encoding 50S ribosomal protein L21 has product MYAIVNIAGQQFKVAKDQHLFVHRLQGDEGASIEFDNVLLVEDGGKISVGAPLLSGAKVSAKIVSHLKGDKVIVFKKKRRKGYKKKNGHRQYFTKIQISGISL; this is encoded by the coding sequence ATGTACGCAATAGTAAATATAGCAGGACAGCAATTCAAAGTTGCAAAAGACCAGCACCTTTTTGTACACCGTTTGCAAGGAGATGAAGGCGCTAGTATTGAATTTGACAATGTATTGTTGGTTGAAGACGGAGGTAAGATCTCTGTAGGTGCCCCTTTATTATCAGGAGCTAAAGTTTCAGCTAAAATCGTGTCTCATTTAAAAGGCGATAAAGTGATCGTTTTCAAAAAGAAACGTAGAAAAGGTTACAAAAAGAAAAATGGCCACCGCCAGTATTTCACAAAAATCCAGATCTCTGGTATCAGTTTATAA
- a CDS encoding dicarboxylate/amino acid:cation symporter, which translates to MSKNNRLTFFIFLALILGVVLGYVLNVNSFDGYNNKITSADAQIKTLDIKMGGITDTSSVQYLQLKTQKAENIKIRRENETEREKKLEPLTLLSDIFLRLIKMIVAPLVFTTLVVGVAKVGDIKAVGRIGGKTMLWFMSASLLSLFLGMVMVNIFRPGEAMNLPLPSSHADTGIHKVALSMKDFIAHIIPKSMTEAMATNEILQIVAFSLFFGVATAAIGEKGKIIIEFFDAVAHVILKVTGYVMNFAPFAVFGAMAAIIAKQGLSVLSTYALFIGEFYSTMLLLWVVLILIGYLILKGRVFNLMNRMKEPVIVAFSTASSEAAYPKTMLQLERFGCKDKIVSFVLPLGYSFNLDGSMLYMTFASLFIAQSYGIHLSFQQQITMLLILMLTSKGIAGVPRASLVVIAGTIATFNIPEAGLALLIGIDPLLDMGRSATNVIGNSLATAVVSKWEGELTEPLD; encoded by the coding sequence ATGTCAAAAAACAACAGATTAACATTCTTTATATTTTTAGCACTGATACTGGGCGTTGTCTTGGGTTATGTATTAAATGTAAACTCGTTTGATGGGTATAATAACAAGATTACCAGTGCAGATGCTCAGATTAAGACGCTGGATATAAAGATGGGTGGAATTACGGATACAAGTTCCGTACAGTACTTACAGCTGAAAACACAGAAGGCTGAAAACATTAAGATCAGAAGAGAAAATGAAACTGAAAGAGAGAAAAAGCTTGAGCCGCTTACTTTATTAAGTGATATTTTTCTAAGATTAATCAAAATGATTGTCGCTCCGCTGGTTTTTACTACACTGGTTGTCGGTGTTGCTAAAGTAGGAGATATTAAAGCAGTAGGAAGAATAGGTGGTAAAACGATGCTCTGGTTTATGAGTGCTTCTTTACTGTCGCTTTTCCTGGGAATGGTAATGGTCAATATCTTCAGACCTGGTGAGGCCATGAATCTGCCATTGCCTAGTAGTCATGCAGATACCGGTATACATAAGGTAGCGCTGTCTATGAAGGACTTTATTGCCCATATCATACCTAAAAGTATGACTGAAGCTATGGCGACTAACGAAATTCTGCAAATTGTAGCATTTTCTTTGTTTTTTGGCGTAGCAACAGCAGCTATTGGCGAAAAAGGTAAGATTATCATTGAATTTTTTGATGCAGTAGCTCATGTGATTTTAAAAGTGACAGGTTATGTCATGAATTTTGCACCCTTTGCAGTATTTGGGGCTATGGCGGCCATTATTGCTAAACAGGGATTGAGCGTATTGTCTACTTATGCCTTATTTATAGGAGAGTTTTATTCCACTATGCTTTTGCTTTGGGTGGTATTGATACTGATTGGTTATCTCATTTTAAAAGGAAGAGTATTCAATCTGATGAACAGGATGAAAGAGCCTGTTATTGTCGCTTTCAGTACAGCCAGTAGTGAGGCTGCTTATCCGAAAACGATGTTACAGCTGGAGCGTTTTGGCTGTAAAGATAAAATTGTGAGTTTCGTATTACCATTGGGTTACTCTTTTAATTTGGATGGATCAATGTTATATATGACCTTTGCATCCTTGTTTATTGCACAGTCCTACGGTATACATCTGTCATTTCAGCAGCAGATTACGATGTTGCTGATCCTGATGTTAACCAGTAAAGGTATTGCTGGTGTTCCAAGAGCTTCATTGGTAGTTATTGCAGGTACAATTGCTACTTTTAATATCCCTGAGGCTGGATTAGCATTACTGATTGGTATCGATCCATTGCTGGATATGGGCAGGTCAGCGACTAATGTAATTGGTAATAGTCTGGCTACTGCTGTTGTCAGCAAGTGGGAGGGAGAGCTTACAGAGCCTCTGGACTAG
- a CDS encoding RNA polymerase sigma factor, translating into MDQKDILFKQIFDTNSKKIFHLCYGYTGDAESANDLLQETFLKVWQNLDKFRQKSLISTWIYRIAVNTCLTYLRSEKRQAKDELTENIIENRVEEFSEKNEQVALLYKSISKLEENDRLIITMVLDELPYHEIAEISGISEGNLRVKIHRIKQKLTELYNHHARI; encoded by the coding sequence TTGGATCAGAAAGACATCTTATTTAAGCAAATCTTCGATACTAACTCCAAGAAAATATTTCATTTGTGCTATGGCTATACGGGTGATGCCGAATCTGCCAATGACTTACTACAGGAAACATTTCTTAAGGTTTGGCAGAACCTGGACAAGTTCAGACAGAAATCACTGATTTCTACCTGGATCTATCGTATCGCAGTAAACACCTGCCTTACTTATCTCCGTTCAGAAAAAAGGCAGGCCAAAGACGAACTGACAGAAAATATTATTGAAAACAGAGTGGAAGAATTCTCTGAAAAAAATGAGCAGGTGGCTCTTTTATATAAATCAATATCCAAATTAGAAGAAAACGACCGTTTAATTATTACCATGGTTCTTGATGAACTTCCCTATCATGAAATAGCGGAAATTTCAGGAATCAGCGAGGGAAATCTTAGGGTTAAGATTCACCGGATTAAACAAAAACTCACCGAATTATACAATCATCATGCAAGAATTTGA